Proteins from a genomic interval of Synechococcus sp. A15-28:
- a CDS encoding MSMEG_0568 family radical SAM protein, with product MSELGRLVTELQVHGVRVDPVKGNPGRRGGAGPSDHRALDLDGTTVMVPVYNDASAGSPYKLASSGAALAIEGPEQHCTAEITTPREPAFYGLSTADGISYRSIALLHSKDVLATTLLQTCIRFRDRSQSCQFCAIEQSIEDGALVRKSPEQVAEVAAAAVRLDGVKQLVMTTGTPNSDDRGARLMAETAEAVKRRVNLPIQGQCEPPEDPRWYQRMKDAGIDSLGMHLEVVEPDVRRRILPGKSELSLERYYEAFADAVAVFGRGEVSTYLLAGLGDSKEALLDCCLRLIELGVYPFVVPFVPISGTPLESHPSPDSSFMVDVYQGVAAMLKAGDLRSERMSAGCAKCGACSALSLFEQVS from the coding sequence ATGTCTGAGCTTGGTCGCCTGGTAACTGAATTGCAGGTGCATGGCGTGCGGGTTGACCCTGTGAAGGGCAATCCGGGACGACGGGGAGGTGCAGGTCCCTCCGACCACCGTGCCTTGGATCTCGATGGCACCACCGTGATGGTGCCCGTCTACAACGATGCCTCCGCTGGGTCTCCCTACAAGTTGGCATCCTCCGGTGCTGCTCTTGCCATTGAGGGACCCGAGCAGCATTGCACTGCTGAGATCACAACACCACGTGAGCCAGCGTTTTACGGCTTGAGCACAGCCGATGGAATCTCCTACCGATCGATTGCCTTGCTGCACAGCAAGGATGTATTGGCCACAACGTTGCTGCAGACCTGCATTCGTTTTCGGGATCGATCCCAGTCGTGCCAGTTTTGCGCGATTGAACAGTCGATCGAGGACGGGGCCTTGGTGCGCAAATCGCCTGAGCAGGTGGCGGAAGTGGCGGCAGCGGCTGTCCGACTGGACGGGGTCAAGCAACTGGTGATGACCACCGGAACACCCAACAGTGACGATCGCGGAGCCCGTCTGATGGCTGAAACCGCGGAAGCCGTCAAGCGTCGGGTGAATCTACCGATCCAGGGCCAATGTGAACCTCCGGAAGATCCGCGCTGGTACCAGCGCATGAAGGACGCTGGAATTGACAGTCTCGGCATGCATCTGGAGGTGGTGGAGCCGGATGTGCGGCGTCGGATCCTTCCCGGGAAATCGGAGCTCAGTCTTGAGCGTTACTACGAGGCCTTCGCGGATGCCGTTGCGGTGTTCGGTCGCGGTGAAGTATCCACGTATCTGCTGGCCGGCCTGGGTGACAGCAAGGAGGCCTTGCTCGACTGCTGCCTACGGTTGATTGAACTCGGGGTGTACCCCTTTGTGGTGCCCTTTGTGCCGATCTCCGGAACACCCTTGGAGAGCCATCCATCACCGGACAGCTCCTTCATGGTTGATGTGTATCAGGGTGTTGCCGCGATGTTGAAGGCGGGGGACCTTCGATCCGAGCGGATGTCCGCCGGTTGTGCCAAATGCGGGGCTTGCTCCGCACTCTCATTGTTCGAGCAAGTGTCGTAG
- a CDS encoding MSMEG_0567/Sll0786 family nitrogen starvation N-acetyltransferase, protein MVSCLDPSSCGIGRSISSAPHLFTPSVRAGIGIDADDFRLSPTASSNRFTFHLLRADAPLIQGYWSLRRNIFCSEQHVFEASDCDDLDAIAYPIAAVHHSSEPAHDDGVETDVVGVVRIVETEPRLWYGGRLGVHSDFRRHNQIGKGLIWKAVTTANGWGCDRFLATVQIQNVRFFRRLHWTSIDQLEIRGIPHHLMEADLNYYLPSCEQRPFASHHLSTAA, encoded by the coding sequence ATGGTTTCGTGTCTTGATCCCAGCAGCTGCGGCATTGGCCGCAGCATCAGTTCCGCGCCCCACTTATTCACGCCCTCGGTGCGCGCTGGCATTGGTATCGATGCCGATGATTTCCGTCTGTCTCCCACCGCGAGTTCCAATCGTTTCACCTTTCATCTTCTGCGTGCCGACGCGCCGCTGATCCAGGGGTATTGGTCGTTGCGGCGCAACATCTTCTGCAGCGAGCAGCATGTGTTTGAAGCGTCTGATTGTGATGATCTCGACGCGATCGCCTACCCCATTGCGGCGGTGCATCACAGTTCAGAGCCAGCGCATGACGATGGCGTTGAAACCGATGTAGTTGGCGTGGTGCGGATTGTGGAAACAGAGCCGCGACTTTGGTATGGCGGTCGCCTCGGCGTGCATTCCGATTTCCGCCGTCATAACCAGATTGGCAAGGGGTTGATCTGGAAGGCTGTCACCACTGCCAATGGCTGGGGATGTGACCGTTTCCTGGCCACGGTGCAGATTCAGAACGTCCGCTTTTTCCGCCGCTTGCACTGGACCTCGATCGATCAACTTGAGATTCGGGGCATACCCCATCACCTGATGGAAGCGGATCTCAACTACTACCTGCCCTCATGTGAGCAACGACCGTTCGCCTCGCATCACCTGTCAACTGCGGCGTGA
- a CDS encoding nuclear transport factor 2 family protein, translating to MSGKPPFPPFTLETARQKARMAENAWNSKDPDKVSLAYTEDSVWRNRSEFIHGRAEILAFLQRKWAKELDYKLIKEVWACSDNRIAVRFQYEWHDAEGQWFRAHGNENWEFAENGLMRRREASINDVPIAESDRLFSWGDGPRPDDFPGLTDLGL from the coding sequence ATGTCTGGAAAACCTCCTTTCCCCCCGTTCACCCTGGAAACGGCTCGCCAGAAAGCGCGCATGGCGGAAAATGCTTGGAACAGTAAGGATCCCGACAAGGTCTCATTGGCTTACACCGAAGACAGCGTGTGGAGAAATCGCAGTGAATTCATTCACGGCCGCGCTGAAATCCTCGCTTTTCTACAGCGCAAATGGGCCAAAGAACTGGATTACAAACTGATCAAAGAAGTCTGGGCCTGTAGCGATAACCGGATTGCTGTGCGCTTTCAGTACGAGTGGCATGACGCCGAGGGCCAGTGGTTCAGAGCCCACGGCAACGAGAACTGGGAGTTTGCCGAGAACGGCTTGATGCGCAGACGTGAAGCCAGTATTAATGATGTTCCGATCGCTGAGAGCGACCGCCTGTTCAGCTGGGGGGATGGTCCGCGTCCGGACGATTTCCCGGGTTTGACGGACCTGGGACTCTGA
- a CDS encoding MSMEG_0572/Sll0783 family nitrogen starvation response protein, whose amino-acid sequence MPAVDRPANQPGDFLVDYEEKVFPDVKAEPGEKALVTFHTVAFEGSIGLVNLLQASRLINKGFETSVLLYGPGVTLGVMRGFPKLGDAAFDGHLNFNARLQKFMDQGGKVYACRFALQALYGHGEKALMPGITPVNPLDVLDIVLMHRKEGAFILDTWTL is encoded by the coding sequence ATGCCTGCCGTAGATCGTCCCGCCAATCAGCCTGGCGACTTCCTGGTTGACTACGAGGAAAAGGTTTTTCCTGATGTGAAAGCCGAGCCTGGTGAAAAGGCTCTTGTCACATTTCATACCGTCGCTTTCGAGGGCTCGATTGGCCTGGTGAATTTGCTTCAAGCCAGTCGGCTGATCAACAAGGGCTTCGAAACCTCCGTTCTGCTCTATGGTCCAGGCGTGACATTGGGCGTGATGCGCGGCTTCCCTAAGCTTGGTGATGCGGCATTTGATGGTCACCTGAATTTCAATGCACGCCTGCAAAAATTCATGGATCAAGGAGGGAAAGTGTATGCCTGTCGCTTTGCTTTGCAGGCCTTGTATGGCCACGGTGAAAAAGCGTTGATGCCTGGAATCACTCCTGTGAATCCACTTGATGTTCTCGATATTGTCTTGATGCACCGGAAGGAAGGCGCCTTCATTCTTGACACCTGGACGCTCTGA
- a CDS encoding sll0787 family AIR synthase-like protein, with the protein MNNVGLVNALRRTSGLLAKRDIRSAAATFYHQPFPQLGLAGMLGDDAAVLPAQSGQLLLACEGMNPELVEEDPWFAGWSGVLVNLSDIAAMGGRPLALVNSVWSGHVEGMSSLLDGMRFACDRFGVPMVGGHSNQQSFYQALSVSVLGVAEGPVLSARAARSGDELWMLVNKTGGFYRHYPFWDAATHAPPERLRAQLALMPTLAAERLVHAAKDISMGGITGTAVMFAEACGHQLILDLDAVERPEDIRDEAWLTCFPSFGYLLAVAPSRTAALTQLISRDSTLICCRVGHFAMGDCSVLLQHSGETHHFWDGGDPLTGFGCVR; encoded by the coding sequence GTGAATAACGTGGGCCTTGTGAACGCCTTGCGCAGGACCAGTGGTCTGTTGGCGAAGCGCGATATTCGCTCGGCCGCTGCCACCTTTTACCATCAGCCCTTCCCGCAGCTGGGTTTGGCCGGGATGCTGGGTGATGACGCTGCTGTGCTGCCTGCGCAGAGCGGTCAACTGTTGTTGGCCTGTGAGGGGATGAATCCAGAGCTCGTTGAAGAGGACCCCTGGTTTGCAGGTTGGAGTGGGGTGCTGGTCAATCTCAGTGACATCGCGGCTATGGGGGGGCGACCGCTGGCGCTTGTGAACAGCGTGTGGAGCGGCCATGTGGAGGGGATGAGCAGCCTTCTGGATGGGATGCGTTTTGCGTGTGATCGCTTCGGTGTCCCCATGGTTGGTGGCCACTCCAACCAGCAGAGCTTTTATCAGGCGCTCTCGGTGTCTGTTCTCGGTGTCGCGGAGGGTCCCGTCCTGTCCGCTCGCGCAGCACGTTCTGGCGATGAGCTGTGGATGCTGGTGAACAAAACAGGAGGCTTCTATCGCCACTACCCCTTCTGGGATGCTGCGACCCATGCCCCGCCTGAGCGTCTTCGTGCGCAACTTGCCTTAATGCCCACGCTGGCCGCTGAACGGCTGGTGCACGCCGCCAAGGACATCAGCATGGGAGGCATCACCGGCACCGCTGTGATGTTTGCCGAGGCGTGTGGTCATCAGTTAATCCTTGACCTGGATGCCGTGGAACGACCTGAAGACATCCGCGACGAAGCTTGGCTGACCTGCTTCCCGAGCTTCGGATATCTGCTGGCTGTCGCCCCTTCGCGTACTGCAGCCTTGACGCAATTGATCTCACGTGATTCCACGTTGATTTGTTGCCGTGTCGGACACTTTGCCATGGGCGATTGCAGCGTGCTGTTGCAACATTCAGGTGAGACCCATCATTTCTGGGATGGAGGCGATCCGCTCACTGGTTTTGGCTGTGTTCGATGA
- a CDS encoding Nit6803 family nitrilase yields the protein MTIVKVAAAQIRPVLFSLDGSLQRVLDAIAEAAAQGVELIVFPETFLPYYPYFSFVEPPVLMGRSHLELYEQAVVVPGPVTDAVAAAARQHGMQVLLGVNERDGGTLYNTQLLFNSCGELVLKRRKITPTYHERMVWGQGDGSGLKVVQTPLARIGALACWEHYNPLARYALMAQGEEIHCAQFPGSLVGPIFSEQTAVTMRHHALEAGCFVICSTGWLHPDDYASITSESGLHKAFQGGCHTAVISPEGRYLAGPLPDGEGLAIADLDLALITKRKRMMDSVGHYSRPELLSLQINSSPAVPVQDISTASVPLDPATAPDALSSMEALNHV from the coding sequence GTGACCATAGTCAAAGTTGCTGCCGCGCAGATCCGTCCCGTCCTGTTCAGCCTGGACGGATCCCTGCAAAGAGTGCTGGATGCCATTGCCGAAGCCGCGGCTCAAGGCGTGGAATTGATCGTTTTTCCTGAAACGTTTCTGCCCTATTACCCCTATTTCTCGTTTGTTGAACCTCCGGTCTTGATGGGGAGATCCCATCTGGAGTTGTATGAGCAGGCTGTGGTGGTTCCTGGCCCTGTCACCGATGCCGTTGCGGCTGCTGCCCGTCAGCACGGCATGCAGGTTCTGTTGGGCGTCAACGAACGTGATGGCGGAACGCTTTACAACACCCAGTTGTTGTTTAACAGCTGTGGAGAACTTGTTCTGAAGCGGCGAAAAATCACGCCGACTTACCACGAGCGGATGGTCTGGGGCCAAGGGGACGGCTCAGGTCTCAAGGTGGTGCAGACGCCTTTGGCTCGTATTGGCGCTTTGGCCTGCTGGGAGCACTACAACCCCCTAGCCCGTTACGCCTTGATGGCCCAGGGGGAGGAGATCCACTGCGCTCAGTTCCCGGGCTCATTGGTGGGCCCGATCTTCTCGGAACAGACCGCCGTCACCATGCGCCATCACGCTCTTGAGGCCGGGTGTTTCGTGATTTGTTCCACCGGTTGGTTGCATCCCGATGACTATGCATCGATCACGTCTGAGTCGGGTCTTCACAAGGCGTTTCAAGGGGGGTGTCACACCGCTGTGATCAGCCCTGAGGGCCGTTATCTGGCAGGTCCTTTGCCGGATGGAGAGGGGTTGGCGATCGCCGATCTCGATCTTGCCCTGATTACCAAGCGCAAACGGATGATGGACAGCGTCGGGCATTACAGCCGCCCAGAACTGCTGTCGTTGCAGATCAACAGTTCTCCTGCGGTTCCCGTTCAAGACATTTCGACTGCATCGGTTCCATTGGATCCGGCCACAGCTCCCGATGCCCTGTCATCGATGGAGGCCTTGAACCATGTCTGA
- a CDS encoding MSMEG_0570 family nitrogen starvation response protein, translating to MPEVRFQLEWPDGQSSTLYSPSTVILDYFRPGDSLLVSELEARGVEALRAASERVRARFGFACTRADEEESLLRQWVSRYSSNDTVHVTSQLS from the coding sequence ATGCCTGAAGTTCGCTTTCAACTGGAGTGGCCAGACGGGCAATCCAGTACGTTATATTCGCCATCAACGGTGATTCTCGATTATTTCCGACCTGGCGATTCGCTGTTGGTTTCTGAGCTTGAGGCGCGCGGAGTTGAAGCTCTTCGTGCAGCGTCAGAGCGCGTTCGTGCGAGGTTTGGCTTTGCCTGTACGCGTGCGGACGAAGAAGAATCTCTTCTGCGCCAATGGGTCTCTCGCTACAGCTCCAATGACACGGTTCATGTGACCAGTCAACTTTCCTGA